From Elusimicrobiota bacterium, the proteins below share one genomic window:
- a CDS encoding 1-acyl-sn-glycerol-3-phosphate acyltransferase: MPEETPKISRVIHGAAQVIFESLFWFQSRWQVSGLEYVPRQGGAIVAANHKSVWDPQFLGTAIARVRPAYFLAKAELFENPALAYLISRLGAMRLYRQGSDVGALKRAMVLLRRGELLGLFPEGTRKRENKLERFLPGVGFLAAKTGVPVIPAYISEFGVFPKFGQKVYVRFGAPVAPDGDPDEIAKKVLDKVRELAALGGTHESG, from the coding sequence GTGCCAGAAGAAACTCCTAAGATTTCGCGGGTCATCCACGGGGCCGCCCAAGTGATCTTCGAATCGTTGTTTTGGTTCCAATCCCGCTGGCAGGTGAGCGGGCTTGAATATGTGCCGCGTCAAGGCGGCGCCATCGTGGCCGCTAATCACAAAAGCGTTTGGGACCCGCAATTTTTAGGGACGGCCATAGCGCGCGTGCGTCCGGCTTATTTTTTGGCCAAAGCCGAACTCTTTGAAAATCCGGCGTTGGCTTATTTGATATCGAGATTGGGCGCCATGCGCTTGTACCGCCAGGGTTCGGATGTTGGAGCCTTGAAGCGCGCCATGGTTTTGTTGCGCCGGGGCGAGTTGTTGGGTCTCTTCCCAGAGGGGACCAGAAAAAGGGAAAATAAGCTGGAGCGTTTTCTGCCGGGCGTGGGCTTTTTGGCGGCTAAGACGGGGGTCCCTGTTATCCCGGCTTATATTTCGGAATTCGGCGTATTCCCAAAATTCGGCCAAAAGGTTTATGTGCGCTTCGGCGCTCCGGTCGCGCCCGACGGCGATCCGGATGAAATCGCCAAAAAAGTTTTAGATAAAGTTCGAGAATTGGCTGCTTTAGGAGGAACCCATGAGTCTGGATGA
- a CDS encoding 30S ribosomal protein S1, which yields MSLDENKPIEEGEEDFAKLFEATTETHVSAGSRDITVGRVVSKHEDYYLMDIGLKLEGRLKAGEVPQGLSLEPGALLPVVRSGAPQEGFGPLLSLKYAVRSLQVQRLRRYQQENQRLDAQIFRRRGDGFFVGLDVEPDASAGLPAGIPAKLWKLVPYPAEMPLAELDTDDPRPIHRWLGRRVQVKILDMRGDGLVLVSRKKVAIEMKEVLRRETLTSAKEGDTLTAKIREITPEGLRMDVSGVEAHLPQTEASWYPKADLRRRFRVGETLEVKVMKKDEQAERFLVSRRAVEPHPADALEAKFRRGSVIEGTVSKVLPNGGCFVRIDGIKREAFVPAGETVKDTPPKEGTKIKATIIRVDRENIRVILSPKKFEDKMMPDMVRQYSKESQPFSLGQILNPSEEAEEGDTPEGGSVESP from the coding sequence ATGAGTCTGGATGAGAATAAACCGATCGAAGAAGGCGAAGAAGATTTTGCCAAGCTTTTTGAGGCGACGACTGAAACGCATGTTTCAGCAGGGTCCCGCGATATCACGGTCGGACGGGTGGTGTCCAAGCATGAAGACTATTATCTGATGGACATCGGATTGAAGCTGGAAGGGCGCTTGAAGGCCGGCGAGGTGCCCCAGGGGCTGTCTTTGGAACCGGGGGCGCTGCTGCCGGTTGTGCGTTCCGGCGCTCCTCAGGAGGGCTTCGGACCTCTTCTTTCGTTGAAATATGCCGTGCGTTCGCTTCAAGTGCAGCGGCTTCGCCGCTATCAGCAGGAAAATCAGCGTTTGGACGCCCAAATTTTCCGACGCCGGGGGGACGGGTTTTTTGTCGGGCTTGATGTCGAACCCGATGCCTCGGCAGGCCTGCCGGCCGGCATCCCGGCTAAATTGTGGAAGCTGGTGCCCTATCCGGCTGAAATGCCTTTGGCTGAATTGGATACGGATGATCCCAGGCCGATTCATCGTTGGCTGGGCCGCCGGGTCCAGGTCAAGATTCTGGATATGCGCGGCGACGGGCTGGTGCTCGTCTCGCGAAAGAAAGTCGCCATTGAAATGAAGGAAGTTTTGAGGCGTGAAACATTGACCTCGGCCAAAGAGGGCGATACCCTGACCGCCAAGATCAGGGAAATTACCCCAGAGGGTCTTAGGATGGATGTTTCGGGCGTTGAGGCCCATCTTCCACAAACCGAAGCTTCCTGGTATCCCAAAGCGGATTTAAGGCGCCGGTTCAGGGTGGGGGAAACCCTTGAGGTCAAAGTCATGAAAAAAGACGAGCAGGCCGAGCGCTTTTTGGTCAGCCGCCGCGCGGTCGAGCCTCATCCTGCGGACGCTTTGGAAGCCAAATTCCGCCGGGGATCGGTGATCGAAGGAACGGTCAGCAAGGTTCTGCCCAACGGGGGCTGCTTCGTGCGCATCGACGGGATCAAGCGCGAAGCTTTCGTGCCCGCCGGAGAGACGGTCAAAGACACGCCGCCTAAAGAAGGCACCAAGATCAAGGCCACGATTATCCGCGTTGACCGTGAAAATATCCGCGTGATTCTGTCTCCGAAGAAATTCGAGGACAAGATGATGCCGGATATGGTGCGGCAGTATTCGAAGGAAAGCCAGCCGTTTAGCTTGGGACAAATCTTGAATCCATCCGAAGAAGCCGAGGAAGGGGACACGCCGGAGGGAGGCAGCGTTGAGTCACCTTAA
- a CDS encoding tetratricopeptide repeat protein: MSHLKQQPLSAHQRLSALARENAVWAVAIFVLGLTSGMLAVYLPGFIRAKATAASFERFADPGFFPRQTQEFPARGQIEKALAEAQKALETDPTDLAALAASGIAYYALGREHAVEALNRLEAARDYGSVDGRIPYYLAVLYDTVGLKPFAAGEYDRYLRNQPNDPVAILGAARVHFELEEYAQSAAFYERLLALKKSYRNDPVIIENLALASFKLKDWEKAKSLLEGLRGQNNHYSKDISYFLAESLRHLSRCPEALPYYDETLGVTLDASKETAVLEGKLTCLKSAPTPDLESIEATAQKLLDVDAKNKLAGGILKQMKKSKGPGRRSTQGRAPKAKGRNG; this comes from the coding sequence TTGAGTCACCTTAAGCAACAGCCGTTAAGCGCTCATCAACGGTTGAGCGCATTGGCGCGTGAAAACGCGGTCTGGGCCGTGGCGATTTTTGTTTTGGGCCTGACCAGCGGAATGCTGGCCGTTTATTTGCCGGGTTTCATTCGAGCCAAGGCTACGGCCGCGTCGTTTGAGCGCTTCGCTGACCCCGGATTCTTCCCCAGGCAGACGCAGGAGTTCCCGGCGCGTGGGCAAATCGAAAAGGCGCTTGCAGAAGCGCAGAAGGCCTTGGAAACCGATCCCACCGATTTGGCGGCTTTGGCGGCCTCGGGCATCGCTTATTATGCCTTGGGCCGGGAGCATGCCGTCGAAGCCCTGAATCGTCTTGAAGCCGCCAGGGATTACGGCAGCGTCGATGGCCGCATCCCCTATTACCTGGCTGTTCTTTATGACACCGTGGGTTTGAAACCCTTTGCCGCGGGCGAATACGATCGGTATTTAAGAAATCAGCCCAATGATCCGGTCGCGATTTTGGGGGCGGCGCGCGTGCATTTCGAACTTGAGGAGTACGCTCAAAGCGCGGCTTTTTACGAGCGTTTATTGGCGCTTAAAAAATCATATCGCAACGACCCGGTCATCATTGAGAATTTGGCTCTCGCTTCGTTCAAACTGAAAGATTGGGAAAAAGCCAAATCGCTTCTAGAAGGTTTGAGGGGCCAGAATAATCATTACTCAAAAGATATTTCTTATTTTTTAGCCGAATCTCTGCGGCATTTAAGCCGCTGTCCGGAAGCATTGCCTTATTATGATGAAACGCTGGGGGTCACGTTGGATGCTTCAAAGGAAACGGCCGTTCTTGAGGGAAAATTGACTTGTCTAAAAAGCGCGCCGACTCCCGATCTTGAAAGCATCGAAGCCACGGCGCAGAAACTTCTTGATGTGGACGCCAAAAACAAGCTCGCGGGCGGGATTTTAAAGCAGATGAAGAAATCAAAAGGCCCCGGCCGGCGTTCCACCCAAGGAAGAGCGCCGAAGGCAAAGGGCCGAAACGGATAA